One stretch of Streptomyces sp. NBC_01363 DNA includes these proteins:
- a CDS encoding DUF4573 domain-containing protein, translating into MLAGSGSIRPASGTRNIRPATGTRNIRATTGTRNIRATTGTRNIRPATGTRNIRPATGTRNIRATTGTRNIRPATGTRNIRATTGTRNIRATTGTRNIRATTGTRNIRATTGTRNIRATTGTRNIRPATDRVAAADRVTTPGDDGATDGGTNDLVQVVDCLIADLVYHRLRQTKASPRGLRRRYTPCRRFLRGGTPASRRLCRARSGSRSSGCTSSGRCR; encoded by the coding sequence TTGCTCGCCGGTTCCGGGAGCATTCGTCCCGCCAGCGGTACCCGGAACATTCGTCCCGCCACCGGTACCCGGAACATTCGTGCCACCACCGGTACCCGGAACATTCGTGCCACCACCGGTACCCGGAACATTCGTCCCGCCACCGGTACCCGGAACATTCGTCCCGCCACCGGTACCCGGAACATTCGTGCCACCACCGGTACCCGGAACATTCGTCCCGCCACCGGTACCCGGAACATTCGTGCCACCACCGGTACCCGGAACATTCGTGCCACCACCGGTACCCGGAACATTCGTGCCACCACCGGTACCCGGAACATTCGTGCCACCACCGGTACCCGGAACATTCGTGCCACCACCGGTACCCGGAACATTCGTCCCGCCACCGACCGTGTTGCCGCCGCCGACCGTGTTACCACTCCCGGCGATGACGGAGCCACCGATGGTGGAACCAATGACTTGGTTCAGGTTGTTGATTGTCTGATTGCTGACTTGGTTTATCACCGTCTGCGACAAACCAAGGCTTCTCCCCGTGGCCTGCGCCGCCGCTACACCCCGTGCCGCCGCTTCTTGCGGGGAGGCACCCCTGCTTCTCGCCGCTTGTGCCGCGCTCGTTCCGGCAGCCGCAGCAGCGGCTGCACCTCCTCCGGCCGATGCCGCTGA